A stretch of Stigmatopora argus isolate UIUO_Sarg chromosome 22, RoL_Sarg_1.0, whole genome shotgun sequence DNA encodes these proteins:
- the ptrh2 gene encoding peptidyl-tRNA hydrolase 2, mitochondrial isoform X1 has protein sequence MVSWSQLLNMDLIKGPLDMLKNPLGMGITIGLGCGLLLGWQLRAFLGPSPKSLMRSMGAGSPEASVMGEGGGYKMILVVNCNLKMGKGKVASQCAHAAVAAYKQVQSRNPDLLKMWEYCGQPKVVVKAPDEETMVQLMSLAKELRLPVSLIQDAGRTQIAAGSRTVLGIGPGPSDLIDTVSGDLKLF, from the exons ATGGTGTCTTGGAGTCAACT GTTAAACATGGACCTCATCAAGGGTCCATTGGACATGCTAAAGAACCCATTAGGCATGGGCATCACCATCGGACTTGGTTGCGGGCTCCTCCTGGGTTGGCAGCTGCGTGCCTTCTTGGGTCCGTCCCCCAAAAGTCTGATGAGGTCCATGGGGGCCGGCTCCCCCGAAGCATCGGTGATGGGAGAAGGAGGGGGCTATAAGATGATCCTGGTTGTCAACTGCAACCTGAAGATGGGCAAGGGTAAAGTAGCGTCCCAGTGCGCCCATGCGGCTGTGGCGGCATACAAGCAGGTCCAGTCCAGAAACCCAGACCTCCTCAAGATGTGGGAATACTGCGGTCAGCCCAAAGTGGTGGTCAAGGCCCCGGACGAGGAGACCATGGTACAGCTCATGAGTCTGGCCAAGGAGTTGAGGCTGCCCGTCAGCCTGATCCAAGATGCGGGAAGGACACAAATCGCCGCCGGCTCCCGCACCGTGCTGGGCATCGGTCCGGGTCCGTCCGACCTCATTGACACTGTCAGCGGGGACTTGAAGCTTTTCTGA
- the ptrh2 gene encoding peptidyl-tRNA hydrolase 2, mitochondrial isoform X2, whose translation MDLIKGPLDMLKNPLGMGITIGLGCGLLLGWQLRAFLGPSPKSLMRSMGAGSPEASVMGEGGGYKMILVVNCNLKMGKGKVASQCAHAAVAAYKQVQSRNPDLLKMWEYCGQPKVVVKAPDEETMVQLMSLAKELRLPVSLIQDAGRTQIAAGSRTVLGIGPGPSDLIDTVSGDLKLF comes from the coding sequence ATGGACCTCATCAAGGGTCCATTGGACATGCTAAAGAACCCATTAGGCATGGGCATCACCATCGGACTTGGTTGCGGGCTCCTCCTGGGTTGGCAGCTGCGTGCCTTCTTGGGTCCGTCCCCCAAAAGTCTGATGAGGTCCATGGGGGCCGGCTCCCCCGAAGCATCGGTGATGGGAGAAGGAGGGGGCTATAAGATGATCCTGGTTGTCAACTGCAACCTGAAGATGGGCAAGGGTAAAGTAGCGTCCCAGTGCGCCCATGCGGCTGTGGCGGCATACAAGCAGGTCCAGTCCAGAAACCCAGACCTCCTCAAGATGTGGGAATACTGCGGTCAGCCCAAAGTGGTGGTCAAGGCCCCGGACGAGGAGACCATGGTACAGCTCATGAGTCTGGCCAAGGAGTTGAGGCTGCCCGTCAGCCTGATCCAAGATGCGGGAAGGACACAAATCGCCGCCGGCTCCCGCACCGTGCTGGGCATCGGTCCGGGTCCGTCCGACCTCATTGACACTGTCAGCGGGGACTTGAAGCTTTTCTGA